In the Mus pahari chromosome 19, PAHARI_EIJ_v1.1, whole genome shotgun sequence genome, one interval contains:
- the LOC110336277 gene encoding LOW QUALITY PROTEIN: mas-related G-protein coupled receptor member B8-like (The sequence of the model RefSeq protein was modified relative to this genomic sequence to represent the inferred CDS: inserted 4 bases in 2 codons) yields MDSNISDLEADLIKXNQSYHIETSPCDIVFHAMILLSIIVAFIVLVGNVIVLWLLGLHMCRNIFSVYILSLAGANFLFFCPHIVFSLEIIIVLFXLHINILLFFYTLPTLAYLAGVSMVTAISTEYRLSVIWTNYHHDQHLKHITTVICTLTWALSFLMSLLEGKSCGFLDNIYNWDMCWKLDSIIVVWLLVLFVVLARSNLALLVRIFCVSQLTPVTRLYVTIVLTALVFLICAFPFGIYIYLLYWTTNVYFIMPCNSFHGTILLLPCANPIIHLLVGSIKHCQFQCETVRLLLQRAIRHS; encoded by the exons ATGGACTCAAACATCTCAGACTTGGAGGCTGACctcataaa aaatcaaagctacCACATAGAAACTTCACCTTGTGACATTGTGTTCCATGCCATGATTTTGCTATCCATCATCGTTGCCTTCATTGTTCTGGTAGGAAATGTCATAGTGTTGTGGCTTCTGGGTTTACACATGTGCAGGAATATCTTCTCTGTCTACATCCTCAGTCTGGCTGGGGCAaacttcctcttcttctgcccTCATATTGTATTTTCACTGGAAATTATCATTGTCCTTTT ACTCCACATAAACATCCTATTGTTTTTCTACACCTTGCCCACACTTGCTTACCTTGCAGGTGTGAGCATGGTCACAGCCATTAGTACTGAGTACAGGTTGTCTGTCATTTGGACCAACTATCATCATGACCAACACCTAAAACACATAACAACTGTCATTTGTACTCTGACCTGGGCTTTGTCCTTTCTGATGAGCCTCCTGGAAGGAAAAAGTTGTGGATTTCTGGATAATATTTATAACTGGGATATGTGTTGGAAACTTGATTCCATCATAGTTGTGTGGTTACTTGTTTTATTTGTGGTTCTCGCTCGATCCAATCTAGCTCTACTGGTCAGGATCTTCTGTGTTTCACAGCTGACTCCTGTGACCAGGCTGTATGTGACCATTGTGCTTACAGCACTGGTCTTCCTGATCTGTGCCTTTCCCTTTGGGATTTACATCTACCTCTTATACTGGACTACAAATGTCTATTTTATTATGCCTTGTAATTCTTTTCATGGGACAATTCTCCTCCTGCCCTGTGCCAACCCTATAATTCACTTACTTGTTGGCTCAATTAAGCACTGCCAATTCCAGTGTGAGACCGTCAGGTTGCTTTTGCAGAGAGCCATTCGACACTCCTGA